Below is a genomic region from Burkholderia pseudomultivorans.
ACGCGCATTGCGTTCGCGGTCGAGCTTCGCCTTCGCCGCCGCGTCGGCCTTCGCGCGGGCGCTCGCTTCGGCCTTCGCCTTGGCCGCGGCTTCCGCCTTGGCTTTCGCGGCCGCGTCGGCCTTGGCCTTCGCTGCCTGCTGTGCTTCGAGCTGGGCCTGCTTCTGCTGCTGGAGTTTCTGTTGTTCGAGCTTCTGCTGTTCGAGTTTCTGCTGCTCGGCCAGCTGTTGCTGCTTGAGCTTCTCGGCCTGCTTCTGCTTTTCGCGCTCGGCCGCCTTCTGCGCGGCGAGCGCGGCGGCCTGCTGGGCCGCGAGTTGCGCGCGGCGGGCTTCTTCCTGCTGCTCGGCCTTCAGTTGCTGCGCGCGACGCTGCTGCTCGAGCAGCGCTTCGCGCGCGGCCGCTTCCTGCTGCCGCTTCTTCTGCTGCAGCGCGATGTCGGCCTGCTCGTCCCGGACCGGGGGAGCGGGGGGCGCGACCCGGGCGGGCGGTGTCGGCGTGACGACCGGCCGCGGCGCGGCGACGTCGGGCACCTCGGTCCACAGCTCGGCTTCGGCGCCGGCCGGCGTGCTGTTCTGCCATTGCACGCCGTGATAGAGGAACAGCGCGAGCAGCACGTGCATCAGCGCGGCGAGCGCGAACGCGCGCCAGGTGCCGCGCTCGCGCGGGGGCTGAGGCGGGTAGGCGTTGCTGCGCGTGGATTGCTGCCGGTTCATTGCGATTTGACGAGGAGGCCGACGCGCTTGACGCCGCGCGCCTTCAGATCCGACATCACGGTCATGACTGCATCGTACTGCACGGTCTTGTCGGCTGCGATCACGACCGGCTGGTCAGGGTGATCGGCCTGGCGGGCCGAGATGAAGCTGTCGAGCTCGGCCTTGGTCATCGTGTCTTCCTGCGTCGCGCCGGAGTCGCCCTTGTACTTGACGCTCATCGTGCGGTCGGCCTTGATGTTGACGACGACGGGCGGCGTCTGCTCCTGCGGCGCGGCGTTGCCGACGGTCGGCAGGTTGATGATCGACGGCGCGACGAGCGGTGCCGTGACCATGAAGATCACGAGCAGCACCAGCATCACGTCGATGTACGGCACGACGTTGATGTCGGCCATCGCGCGGCGCGAGCGGCCGCCGCGCATGCTGGATCGAATGGGAGTGCCTGCCATGACGCGCTCCTTACTGGGCCTGACGCTGCAGGATGTTCGAGAACTCCTCGATGAAGGTCTCGAAGCGGATCGCGAGGCGATCGATGTCGTGTGCGTAGCGGTTGTATGCGACCACCGCCGGAATCGCGGCGAACAGGCCGATCGCGGTGGCGACCAGCGCTTCGGCGATGCCCGGCGCGACGTTCGCGAGCGTGGCCTGCTGCACGTTCGCGAGGCCGCGGAACGAGTTCATGATCCCCCACACGGTGCCGAACAGACCGATGTACGGGCTGACCGAACCGACCGACGCGAGGAACGCGAGGTTCGCCTCGAGCACGTCCATCTCGCGCTGGAACGACGCGCGCATCGCGCGGCGTGCGCCATCGAGCACGAGGCCCGGGTCGCTGAGGCGCTTTTCTTTCGCCTTCAGGAATTCGCGCATCCCCGATTCGAAGATCCGTTCGAGCGCGCCGATCGTGTGGCGGTTGTTGGCCGCGCTCTGGTACAGCGCCTGCAGGTCGCCGCCCGACCAGAAGTCCTTCTCGAAGCGTTCGGTCTGGGCGCGTGCGCGGCGGATCGCAAACCACTTGCGGAAGATGAAGGTCCACGACATCAGCGACAGCAGCAGCAGCAGCCCCATCACGGCCTGGGCCAGCACGCTCGCGTTGAGGACGAGGGAAATGATCGACAGGTCTTGAGAAGTGTTCATAGAGGTTTGAGTAACGTCCCTTCGGGGTGCCCGCGGGCGCCCGGTATGCGTGCGGTGTAACGCGTCGGCCGACGGGCCGGCCGGGATGCGCCTGCCGCGCCTGACATCGAGCCTTGCTTAGTATCGATTCAGGAAGGCAAGTTCATAGGCTCAGTCTAAACGGGGCTCATGCGAGCTTCGTTGACAATGCAGTGGGCCCGGCGTCGAGGACGGGCCCGCGGTGCAGTGCGTCGAGTACGGCCGGCGGGATCGCCGCGGGCCGGATGCCGGTCCGGTCGACGCAGCCGATACGGATCTGTCCGGCGACGAGCAGCGTGTCGCCACGCCAGGCTTCCTGGGTGAATTCCACCGACGCGCGGCCGATGCGTCCGGGCCGGCTCGTGATCGTCAGCATGTCGTCGAGTCGCGCCGGTGCGCGGTAGTCGAGCGACGTGCTGCGGACGATGAACAGCGCGCCCGTGTCGTCGGCGAGCCGACGCTGGTCGATGCCGCACGCGCGCAGCCACTCGGTGCGGGCACGCTCGAAGAACTTCAGGTAGTTGGCATAGAAGACGATGCCGCCTGCGTCGGTATCCTCGTAGTACACGCGAACCGGCCAGATAAAGCCGGCGGGCGTTTCCGGGGAGCGGGTAGGCTGAGTCATGGCGCGCATTCTACCGGAACCGGATGACCCGATTCGTAACCGATTCGTAACGGAATGTAGTATCCGGTAGCACTTCGCGGGCCGGCCTGTGGCCGGCCCGCGGGCGTTCAGCCTCGGTGGACGGTCGGGCCGCCGGGTGCCTGCGCGATCGGCATCAGCTCGATCGTGTTGATGTTGACGTGCGCCGGACGCGTCGCGATCCAGTAGATCGTGTCGGCGATGTCCTCGGGCATCAGCGGATGCACGTTCGTGTAGACGCTGGCCGCCTTCGCATCGTCGCCGCGATAGCGGACGTTCGAGAATTCGGTGCCGCCGCACAGGCCCGGCTCGATGTCGGTGACGCGCAGCGGCGTGCCGAGCAGGTCGGCGCGCAGGTTCAGGCTGAATTGCCTGACGAAAGCCTTGGTCGCGCCGTAGACGTTCCCGCCCGCGTACGGGTACGACCCCGCCACCGAACCGAGATTGAAGATGTGGCCGCGGCCGCGCTCGACCATGCCGGGCAGCAGCGCATGCGTGACCGTGACGAGGCCCGCGCAGTTCGTGTCGATCATCGTGCGCCATTCGTCGAGGCTGGCCTTGTGCGCCGGCTCGACGCCGAGCGCGAGACCGGCGTTGTTGACGAGCACGTCGAGCGCCGCGAATTCGGCGGGGAGGGCGGCCGGCACGGCTTCCACGGCGGCGCGGTCGCGCACGTCGAGTTCGAACGGCAGCAGTGCGTCGCCGAGTTCGGCGGCGAGCGCGTCGAGGCGGTCCTTGCGGCGGGCGGTGGCGACCACGCGGTGGCCGCCTTTGACGAAAGCCCGGGCGATGGCGGCGCCGAAGCCGGCGGACGCGCCTGTGACGAACACGATCATGGGTGCTCCTGGTCGGTAATGAAATGGCGGGTAGTATCCCGCAAGCCTACTGAGATTGCCGCACCGCGGCAAGGCGCCGAAGCAATGCGGCGCGCGCATGTGCAATCTGGCCCTGATTGTGCCGGGGACGCCGGCGCGCGGTTGCCTATTCATGACGCATCCAATACACTAACGCGCTCATCACCCCTGCGTGACTGGCGATAGAACCCTTCGGGTTCAAGGTGGAGCATCCCACCGTGAAGCGCAGGGCGCCGTTTTTGCCGTTCGCCTGGGCAGCCGTTGTGCGCCGTCGCGTGCATCGCCGGTGGCTGTCCTGCCTCGCGTCACCCGGATTCTTCCGCCACGTCGAGCTGGTCCCGCCAGCAGCGCCCTGTACTCGGCCACCCCGGTCAACCTGTACACACTTAACGGAAACCGTATGTTTGACAGAGCCCAAAGCACCATTGCGAACGTCGATCCCGAAGTCTTTGCCGCGATCGAACAGGAAAACCGCCGCCAGGAAGATCACATCGAGCTGATCGCGTCGGAAAACTACACGAGCCCGGCCGTGATGGCCGCCCAGGGCTCGCAACTCACGAACAAGTACGCGGAAGGCTATCCGGGCAAGCGCTACTACGGCGGCTGCGAATACGTCGACGTCGTCGAGCAGCTCGCGATCGACCGCGTGAAGCAGCTGTTCGGCGCGGAAGCCGCGAACGTGCAGCCGAACTCCGGCTCGCAGGCGAACCAGGGCGTGTTCTTCGCGATGCTCAAGCCGGGCGACACGATCATGGGCATGAGCCTCGCGCACGGCGGTCACCTGACGCACGGCTCGCCGGTGAACATGTCGGGCAAGTGGTTCAACGTCGTCAGCTACGGGCTGAACGAGAACGAGGACATCGACTACGACGCGGCCGAGAAGCTGGCCAACGAGCACAAGCCGAAGCTGATCGTCGCGGGCGCGTCGGCGTTCGCGCTGAAGATCGATTTCGAGCGTCTGGCGAAGATCGCGAAGTCGGTCGGCGCGTACCTGATGGTCGACATGGCGCACTACGCGGGCCTGATCGCCGCGGGCGTGTATCCGAACCCGGTGCCGCACGCCGACTTCGTGACGACGACGACGCACAAGAGCCTGCGCGGCCCGCGCGGCGGCGTGATCCTGATGAAGGCCGAGTACGAGAAGCCGATCAACTCGGCGATCTTCCCGGGCATCCAGGGCGGCCCGCTGATGCACGTGATCGCGGCGAAGGCGGTGGCGTTCAAGGAAGCGCTGTCGCCGGAGTTCAAGGCATACCAGCAGAAGGTGGTCGAGAACGCGCGCGTGCTGGCCGAGACGCTGGTCAAGCGCGGCTTGCGGATCGTGTCGGGGCGCACCGAAAGCCACGTGATGCTGGTGGACCTGCGCGCAAAGAACATCACCGGCAAGGCGGCGGAAGCGGCACTGGGTGCGGCGCACATCACGGTGAACAAGAACGCGATCCCGAACGATCCGGAAAAGCCGTTCGTGACGAGCGGGATCCGTCTGGGTTCGCCGGCGATGACGACGCGCGGCTTCGGCCCGGCGGAAGCCGAGCAGGTGGGCAACCTGATCGCCGACGTGCTCGACAATCCGGAAGACGCCGCGACGATCGAGCGCGTGCGTGCGCAGGTCGCCGAGCTGACCAAGCGTTTCCCGGTCTATCGCTGATCGACGATGCGCTGCCCGTTCTGCCGGCACGAAGACACGCAGGTCGTTGACTCCCGCGTGTCCGAGGATGGCGCCGCGATTCGCCGGCGCCGTCGCTGCTCGGCTTGCGACAAGCGCTTCACGACGTACGAGCGGGTCGAGTTGAACCTGCCGGCCGTCGTGAAGAAGGACGGCAGCCGCACCGAATTCGACCGTCGCAAGATCGTCGCCAGCATGCAACTCGCGCTGCGCAAGCGGCCGGTTGCTGCCGACGCGATCGACGCGGCGGTCGCCCGTATCGAATATCAACTGCTCGCGACCGGCGAGCGCGAAGTGCGTAGCGAGAAGCTCGGCGAACTCGTGATGAACGAGTTGCGCGGCCTCGATACGATCGCCTATGTCCGCTTCGCATCGGTGTATCGCCGGTTCGAGGACGTCTCCGAATTTGCCGACGTGATCGAGGAATTCCGTCGCGCTTCACCCGCCAAGCCCCCGCGTAAGCGCTGACGCGCTGCGTTCGTTCATCGCCTGCTCCCGTGGTTCAGTTCGCGCCGATTGTGTCGGTCGCGAGCGTCTGTCGCCAGTCGGCCGTTCGGCATATAGGCATGCATGCGCTCGCGTCGTTACAGTCGCCGCATCACGTTCGCGGAGCACGGCAATGGCGCGTTGCAGACTGACTGGAAACACGACCGGACGTCGGTTCGGCGGCTTCACGCTCGTCGAGCTGATGGTCGCGATCGCGCTGACGGTCGGGCTTGCGCTCTACGCGGCGCCCGCGTTCGATCAGTGGCGCATGCGCGAACGCGTCGATGCGCGCTCGCGCGCCTTGCTCGGCGCGCTGTCGTTTGCGCGTGCCGAGGCGACGCGTCTGGGCGTGCGCGTCACGCTGTGTCGCGCCGCGCATGACGGCACGTGCCTTGGTCCCGGCCAGCGGTGCGGCGAGTCCGAGTGGTCGTGCGACTGGGTCGTCAGCGGGCAGTTCGACGGGCAATCGCGCGTGCTGCGGCGCTATCCGCGCGATCCCGACATCGCGGTCGCGGGTGCCGCGCACGATCTCGCCTTCGTGCCGCCGGCAGGGCAGGCGATCGGCGGAATCCGGCGTTTCGAATTGCGTCCGCGGCGCGACATGCCGGGCGTCGACGATGCACGCGTGTCCCGCTGCGTACGGATTGCGGCGGGCGGTCGCGCGCGCGTCGCGACCGGCCGTTGCGACGCGGCATGATGACGGTGCGCCATGCGTCGCGCGGCACGTCGCTGCTCGAAGCGACGCTGGCCATTGCGCTGCTGGCGATCGTGATGCTCGCGGTGGCCGGCAGTCAGCTCGCGATGACGCAAGCGCAGCGGGCGACGATCTGGCGCGAGCGCGCGCTCTGGCTGGCCGATGCGCGCATCGAGCGCATGCACGCTGCGCCGGGCGTCGAGGACGGCCTGGCGGCGTTGGCGGCGGCCTCGCTGCCCGGCGGTGCGATGACGCTCGATGCGGGAGCGGCCGGCATGCGATTCGTCGTCGTCGGCTGGCACGGCGGCGAAGCGGCGGCTTCGTCGCGTTGCGGCGACGCGCGCATATCGAAGGAGCCGCCTGCCTGCGTGCGGCTTCCGTTTCGGGAGGGTCACGCCGATGCGCACTAAGCGCCGCATGCGCGCCCATACGCTGCTCGAGGTGCTGATCGCCATGACCGTCGGTCTGCTCGTGCTCGCGGCTGCAGGCGCCGCGTACCACACGCAGCGGGTCGCGCAGCGGCGCGCGGACGATGATTTCCGGATGCGCGATGCGGCGGGCACCGCGCTGTTGCTGATCGGCCAGCAGCTTCAGATGGCGGGATTCCGGCCGCTCGACGCCGGTGCGCCGACAGCATTGCCGCCGGTATTCGGCTGCTCGGCCGCGCGTATTCGCGGCGACGGCGCGCAGGTGCGGTGCGATCCGCTGCGAACGGATTCCGATGCGCTGCTGGTCCGGTATGTCGGCGATGCGGTGTCGACGTGGCCGACGGCGACTGCGCAGGTATCGGATTGCCTGGGGCAGGGCGTCGGCGCGCCGGGCGAACGGCCGCTCGTCGTGAATCGCTTCGATGCGCACATCAGTCCGTCGACGGGCGAACCCGAACTGTATTGCGAGGGCAGCGGCCGTCCGGGCGGGCCGCAGCCCGTGGTGGCGGGCATCGAGCAGTTGCGCGTGCGCTATCTGCGGCGCGGCGACGCGCGCTTCGTGCGCGCGGACGCGATGCGGGCCGCCGACTGGCACGACGTCGTGGCCGTGCAGGTCTGCGTGCAGGCGCGCGGCGAGCCGATGCGCGCGCCGGCCCGGTACGTCGACTGCGACGAGCGCGAAATGGTCGCACGGGATGGCCGTGCGCGTCTGGCGCTGCATCGCGTCGTCGCGTTGAGGAACGCGACGATCGGATTCGGCGAGACGCATCATGCACACGAGGTGTTGCGATGAAGGGCGGCGGAAAGCGCGTGACGGCGCAGTGCCTGCGCCGGGAAAGCGCAACGACGAATGGCGATAAACCACCTGCACCGGAAGATCCCGCTGCGGGGCATCGCGCCCGGTTCACACGGTCTCACCCACCTCGCGGCAGTGGACGCGGCGACACCGGCTTTGCACTGCCGGCCGTGATCGCGGTCGGCGCGGCCGTCGCCGCGCTGACGGGCACATGGTTCGAATCGGCGCTGACGGAGTCGCGCCGCACGCGAGCGCTGTCGGACCGGTTGATCGCGTTTCATGCGGCCGACGCCGCGCTGGCTGCATGCACCGCGCGCTTGTTGCGCGGTTCGGCAAGTTACCTGCCCGAACGCGACGCGCATGCCGAACCGGATGCGTGGCGGCACGAGCCTGCGCTGACGCTCGCCGAGGCATTCGCGCCGTTCGCCGACTGGCCGCCGGCCGTGCAGCCGCCGCGATGCCTGATCGAAGCGTGGCGCGGCGCGGGGCCGGATGACGCCCGTGCGTACCTCGTCACGGCGCGCGGCGTCGGCACGCACGGGTCGAGCGTCGTCTGGCTGCAGAGCCAGGTTGCGATTCGTGACGGCCGCATCGTCGCGCAACGCTGGCGGCGCGTAGCGGCATTGCACTGACAAGGGGAGGGGGGCATGGTGCGACCGTCAGGATTCACGTTGCTCGAGCTGATGATCGTGCTCGCGATCGTCGCCGCCTTGGCCGGATGGGGGATTCCGTCGTATCGCGAGCATGTCGCGCGGGTCCATCGGGCATCGGCGGTATCGGCGCTGTATCGCGCGGCCCAGTATCTCGAGACGCTCGACGGCGTGCCGCCGGCAACGCTGCCCGATGCGCTCGCGCATGCGCCGCCGGACGGGCGGCCGGTCTATCGCGTGACGCGGCGGCCGCCGGCCGGCGACGATGCGCCGATGGCGTACGAACTCGAAGCGATCCCGCTCGACACCGGACCCATGCGCGACGACCTGTGCGGCGCGTTCACGCTGCATTCGGACGGGACAAAAAGCAATGCGCGGCACGACGGCAACGATGCGTGGAATCCGGCTTGCTGGGGCGTACGCTGACCGCCCGCGAAGCGAATGAAGCGCATACTGCCGCGCGCGGCCAGCGCGCGTCACCGCCTGCGCTGCGTTGCGGCCACTGCGGCCGTGGCGGCCGCTTAGCGCGTCATTCGCCGATGGCGGCGTCGCTGCCGCGCTCGTCGCGCGATTGTTTCCAGATCCGGTAGACCTCCCATGCGGCGAACCCGAGCGAGCCCCACTTCAGCGCGGGGCCGGCGCTGGCGCGCAGCAGCGAGCGAACCGGTTTCGCCAGCACGAGCGAGGCGAGCGAGCTCAGCATCGGATACTGGTTGACGAGATTGCCGAGGCTCGCGTTCAGCGTCTTCGCGGACTGGCTGAACTTGCCGCCGGACAGGCCGGGGATGAACACCTTGAGCCAGCTGAAGCGCGTGACCGCGTGGCGCATCTCGGCGGCGGCTTCCGCCAGTTCGAGTCGTTCGACCTCGGATCGCAGGATCAGCAATTCCTTGCGGAGCGCGCGATGCTGCGACGCGCTCCAGTTCGATCGCGACGAAGGGGGGCGGGGTGCATTGCCCGTGGCGTTCTGGCTCATGGCGCGTCGGCGAAGTGAGTGAGAGGGACGAACGCGATCGCGTTCATGGCTTGCCGCGGAACAGTTCGCGGTCTTTCTCGAGCTCGGCGAGGGTCGCCTCGAACACGGTCGGCGCATCGCGCAGGCCCGAGCGTGCCTTCAGCGCGCACGCGATGCCGCCCAGCGCATAGAGCGCGGTGATTGCGGCGAGCGCCTGCCAGCGATAGGTGTCCCAGAACGCGATCGCGATCAGCACGGTCAGGCTGATCAGCGCCATCGTCGCGAGCATCATCGCGGCGAGCCCGAGGAACAGCACGCCCATCAGGCGTTCCTTCTCCTCGGCCAGCTCGATGCCCACCAGTTCGAGGCGGGTTTGCAGGAGGCCGATCGCCGAGCCGACGAGGCGGCGCAGCGGTCCCTGGCCGGACGGCTGCGAGTGGGTGTCTGTCGTCATGGATGAGTGGCTTGCGCCAGTGAGCGGCTAGGACAAAGCCGCCGGCGGCGAACCGCCGGCCGGCTTCGGCGCCCGCAGCCGCGGGTAGCGGCGCGGGGGCGGAACGGCGCCAGGCGCGCGTTACTTGCGGTTGATCAGCAGACCGATCAGCACGCCGACGCCCGCAGCGACGCCGATCGACGTCCACGGATGCTCATGCACGTAGTCGTCGGTCGCGCGCGCGGCCTTCTTGCCTTTCTCGACCACGACGACCTGGACGTCGGCTGCCTTTTCCTTGGCCTGCTTCAGGCGCGACATGGCTTTTTCGCGCAGCTCGGCCGCACGGTCGCCCGTGCTGCTCGCGGCTTGCTTGAGCAGGTCTTCGGCGTCCGCGAGAACGGTTTTGATATCCGACATCAGTTTCTCCTTGTTGATTTCCGACATTGCAACTCCCTTCATGCTGTCATGCTGCAGGTTCACATCGTAGCGAAACGCCTG
It encodes:
- the tolA gene encoding cell envelope integrity protein TolA translates to MNRQQSTRSNAYPPQPPRERGTWRAFALAALMHVLLALFLYHGVQWQNSTPAGAEAELWTEVPDVAAPRPVVTPTPPARVAPPAPPVRDEQADIALQQKKRQQEAAAREALLEQQRRAQQLKAEQQEEARRAQLAAQQAAALAAQKAAEREKQKQAEKLKQQQLAEQQKLEQQKLEQQKLQQQKQAQLEAQQAAKAKADAAAKAKAEAAAKAKAEASARAKADAAAKAKLDRERNARLAQMQGLAGAGEGGGEGLARSGTGSGAGGNAASPGYPDKVRRRVKPNIVWGGERAGLTTVVAIRCTPSGDVLSVSIRRSSGNSGWDQAVVNAIQASVPLPPDSNGRTPPDITITFKAAE
- the tolR gene encoding protein TolR, whose amino-acid sequence is MAGTPIRSSMRGGRSRRAMADINVVPYIDVMLVLLVIFMVTAPLVAPSIINLPTVGNAAPQEQTPPVVVNIKADRTMSVKYKGDSGATQEDTMTKAELDSFISARQADHPDQPVVIAADKTVQYDAVMTVMSDLKARGVKRVGLLVKSQ
- the tolQ gene encoding protein TolQ; this encodes MNTSQDLSIISLVLNASVLAQAVMGLLLLLSLMSWTFIFRKWFAIRRARAQTERFEKDFWSGGDLQALYQSAANNRHTIGALERIFESGMREFLKAKEKRLSDPGLVLDGARRAMRASFQREMDVLEANLAFLASVGSVSPYIGLFGTVWGIMNSFRGLANVQQATLANVAPGIAEALVATAIGLFAAIPAVVAYNRYAHDIDRLAIRFETFIEEFSNILQRQAQ
- the ybgC gene encoding tol-pal system-associated acyl-CoA thioesterase, with the protein product MRAMTQPTRSPETPAGFIWPVRVYYEDTDAGGIVFYANYLKFFERARTEWLRACGIDQRRLADDTGALFIVRSTSLDYRAPARLDDMLTITSRPGRIGRASVEFTQEAWRGDTLLVAGQIRIGCVDRTGIRPAAIPPAVLDALHRGPVLDAGPTALSTKLA
- a CDS encoding SDR family NAD(P)-dependent oxidoreductase; amino-acid sequence: MIVFVTGASAGFGAAIARAFVKGGHRVVATARRKDRLDALAAELGDALLPFELDVRDRAAVEAVPAALPAEFAALDVLVNNAGLALGVEPAHKASLDEWRTMIDTNCAGLVTVTHALLPGMVERGRGHIFNLGSVAGSYPYAGGNVYGATKAFVRQFSLNLRADLLGTPLRVTDIEPGLCGGTEFSNVRYRGDDAKAASVYTNVHPLMPEDIADTIYWIATRPAHVNINTIELMPIAQAPGGPTVHRG
- the glyA gene encoding serine hydroxymethyltransferase, with product MFDRAQSTIANVDPEVFAAIEQENRRQEDHIELIASENYTSPAVMAAQGSQLTNKYAEGYPGKRYYGGCEYVDVVEQLAIDRVKQLFGAEAANVQPNSGSQANQGVFFAMLKPGDTIMGMSLAHGGHLTHGSPVNMSGKWFNVVSYGLNENEDIDYDAAEKLANEHKPKLIVAGASAFALKIDFERLAKIAKSVGAYLMVDMAHYAGLIAAGVYPNPVPHADFVTTTTHKSLRGPRGGVILMKAEYEKPINSAIFPGIQGGPLMHVIAAKAVAFKEALSPEFKAYQQKVVENARVLAETLVKRGLRIVSGRTESHVMLVDLRAKNITGKAAEAALGAAHITVNKNAIPNDPEKPFVTSGIRLGSPAMTTRGFGPAEAEQVGNLIADVLDNPEDAATIERVRAQVAELTKRFPVYR
- the nrdR gene encoding transcriptional regulator NrdR; its protein translation is MRCPFCRHEDTQVVDSRVSEDGAAIRRRRRCSACDKRFTTYERVELNLPAVVKKDGSRTEFDRRKIVASMQLALRKRPVAADAIDAAVARIEYQLLATGEREVRSEKLGELVMNELRGLDTIAYVRFASVYRRFEDVSEFADVIEEFRRASPAKPPRKR
- a CDS encoding GspH/FimT family pseudopilin, which encodes MARCRLTGNTTGRRFGGFTLVELMVAIALTVGLALYAAPAFDQWRMRERVDARSRALLGALSFARAEATRLGVRVTLCRAAHDGTCLGPGQRCGESEWSCDWVVSGQFDGQSRVLRRYPRDPDIAVAGAAHDLAFVPPAGQAIGGIRRFELRPRRDMPGVDDARVSRCVRIAAGGRARVATGRCDAA
- a CDS encoding type IV pilus modification PilV family protein, which encodes MMTVRHASRGTSLLEATLAIALLAIVMLAVAGSQLAMTQAQRATIWRERALWLADARIERMHAAPGVEDGLAALAAASLPGGAMTLDAGAAGMRFVVVGWHGGEAAASSRCGDARISKEPPACVRLPFREGHADAH
- a CDS encoding PilW family protein, with the protein product MRTKRRMRAHTLLEVLIAMTVGLLVLAAAGAAYHTQRVAQRRADDDFRMRDAAGTALLLIGQQLQMAGFRPLDAGAPTALPPVFGCSAARIRGDGAQVRCDPLRTDSDALLVRYVGDAVSTWPTATAQVSDCLGQGVGAPGERPLVVNRFDAHISPSTGEPELYCEGSGRPGGPQPVVAGIEQLRVRYLRRGDARFVRADAMRAADWHDVVAVQVCVQARGEPMRAPARYVDCDEREMVARDGRARLALHRVVALRNATIGFGETHHAHEVLR
- a CDS encoding pilus assembly protein codes for the protein MAVGAAVAALTGTWFESALTESRRTRALSDRLIAFHAADAALAACTARLLRGSASYLPERDAHAEPDAWRHEPALTLAEAFAPFADWPPAVQPPRCLIEAWRGAGPDDARAYLVTARGVGTHGSSVVWLQSQVAIRDGRIVAQRWRRVAALH
- a CDS encoding type IV pilin protein produces the protein MVRPSGFTLLELMIVLAIVAALAGWGIPSYREHVARVHRASAVSALYRAAQYLETLDGVPPATLPDALAHAPPDGRPVYRVTRRPPAGDDAPMAYELEAIPLDTGPMRDDLCGAFTLHSDGTKSNARHDGNDAWNPACWGVR
- a CDS encoding DUF3318 domain-containing protein, whose protein sequence is MSQNATGNAPRPPSSRSNWSASQHRALRKELLILRSEVERLELAEAAAEMRHAVTRFSWLKVFIPGLSGGKFSQSAKTLNASLGNLVNQYPMLSSLASLVLAKPVRSLLRASAGPALKWGSLGFAAWEVYRIWKQSRDERGSDAAIGE
- a CDS encoding phage holin family protein; its protein translation is MTTDTHSQPSGQGPLRRLVGSAIGLLQTRLELVGIELAEEKERLMGVLFLGLAAMMLATMALISLTVLIAIAFWDTYRWQALAAITALYALGGIACALKARSGLRDAPTVFEATLAELEKDRELFRGKP
- a CDS encoding DUF883 family protein, producing the protein MSEINKEKLMSDIKTVLADAEDLLKQAASSTGDRAAELREKAMSRLKQAKEKAADVQVVVVEKGKKAARATDDYVHEHPWTSIGVAAGVGVLIGLLINRK